In Nocardia yunnanensis, one DNA window encodes the following:
- a CDS encoding DUF3349 domain-containing protein, whose product MSTPAQPNQPAAPPPNPPPPTPPPARTNVLQKVLDWLKAGYPQGIPQSDYVALLAVLHRRLTDYEVHLVVEELVRDRMAAADIERTDIERTDIEAAIARVAKEQPGEDDIARVASRLAAGGWPLATPTSD is encoded by the coding sequence GTGAGCACCCCCGCACAACCGAACCAGCCCGCCGCACCGCCCCCGAATCCGCCGCCCCCGACCCCGCCGCCGGCGCGCACCAATGTGCTGCAGAAGGTGCTGGACTGGCTCAAAGCCGGATACCCGCAGGGCATTCCGCAGTCGGACTATGTGGCGCTGCTGGCGGTGCTGCACCGCAGGCTCACCGACTACGAGGTGCACCTGGTGGTGGAGGAACTGGTCCGCGACCGGATGGCGGCCGCCGACATCGAGCGCACCGACATCGAGCGCACGGACATCGAGGCGGCCATTGCCCGAGTTGCCAAGGAGCAGCCCGGCGAGGACGATATCGCTCGGGTGGCCTCCAGGCTCGCAGCCGGTGGATGGCCGCTGGCGACACCGACGTCCGACTGA